The window ATAAACCCTGTAACTAGTCACACTAATGCATGTCAAGATGGCACCTCTATCCATATACACCAAAACCAGAAAACCATTGCAATTTGCTGCAGCAAATGTAACTTTAAAATTATCGGTAAAGTTATCctttaaaatttagaaaaactaAACGTAACAAAAGAACTTTgggggaaagagagagagagaccatTTCTCTGTTAGTTGCACAGCACCCCACAAAGAATTTGAAAAGCATGGTGATTAAAACAAGgaaattcttcatttttcagACACAGGATAAAAATTGTTATGCAGTTTCTAGCTTCTTTTTTGAGCTCACCATTTAATAAAGCTTGACAAGTTATAAGGATGGCCTACTGAGTACAATCATCAGTAGTAAAACAATGATCACACATGTTTCTTGGCTTTAATTCATAGTTACAGAATAAAAAAAAGAGCGTTTTTTTGAGAAGCACTTACCTTTAGGCCTTATCAGGTTTTAGATGATCTCATCTGCCAAAGACAGAGATAGATTTCCCAAATGAAACCAGCAGGTTGACCAATAATACTACTACGACTAATCAAGATTATGAATCAAAGACCATCCATTCATTGTTGATCAATAATACTACGACTAATCTAAGATTATGAATCAGCATTTGATAAAAATTTCAACTCATGGACTAATTATCAAATGCATCAAATAAATTTGCGACACGAAAGAGTAGAAGGGAGACAAGAATCGCATGTGCCAGCACAAAAAAGTAACCATCATGCAAACTTTAACATATTTTCTAACTACTAATTACAAGCCTACGGGTAGTCCTAATAAACAAAATCAAACGTATAAAACGCAAAACACCCTCCTAATAAATATAGGCGCAACCAAGTCAGACTTTTACCTTATAGTTTGATTCATCTTCCTCTTAGGCATTTGATCGAACAGCTGGTGAGCTTCGTCCAGTACATACCGAATTTTCAGAAAATTTAACAGATGAAACATTTGGAGTGGAAGCTgcaaattagaagaaaaattcCCTTAATCAGCAAAAGATAAAGGCAAACTTGTTACCCTCCCAAAATCATCTACACCTAAGTTCCAAAACACTAAAACAGAGACACTAGAGAATATAACCAATTTCTTACTACTACACACATGCAGTTGAGGATATAGCAAAACTAATTCAACGGTGTGTATCTATACCgatttgaagttgaaaactagattaaGTGCCTAAGCTTAGcaaattacatcaaattggCCTGCGTAGCTAGAAAGAAAATGCCCTGAaagcaaattattttttaaaaaaaagttgcaAAGATTACCGGAACCGTTCAAATTCTGGAGGTAGCAAAATTAAGTCGCATGCTCAAACAAAACTTCGGAAGCGGAAGTACCCATTACCCAGTACAACTTTACACTAAAACTAAATATTTGTTTCTCACCTTTGGGAAGAGCTTCGAAGCTTTATCTCATCCTCGTAAAAAAGTTATTTCTCATGGGAAGAGATGATGAAGAGGACAGAGGACCTCTGGGAAGAGCTTCGAAGCTTTATCTGTGAATATTTCGTCAAAGCTaaatggtgaagatgatgaactCGGACAGaggttttttaatattttagggTTTTTCCGTTGAAAAGTTGTGATTTTGGTTAaagagtttttatttttcttggttttggttatatTGGTTAAAGAGATTAAATTTCTTTGTCCGATTAAttgattaattaatttaatatgaTTCGAGTTGAGTTGTTTGAGGGTTTGGTTTATTATGGGACACTTGGTGAGATTTTAAGAAGTGGGACAGGATGTGAGACGGGGTGTGgtacagaagatccgttgcgtgATTTCGAGCCCGATAACTTTCAGTTACACTCCTTCCTCGTATCATCCACTACTCAGTAATTGTAGCAATTACTTTCCATTCCACGGCTGGCTTTCTAATGCCACACCTAGTTTCTTTTGAAATGGCAAATTTGCATTGCTTGGATTATttgtttccgtcggaaaatattgtctTTTTCCGTGATTACattttcctatcacctttttccctcacatatatcaaatcgttacagtaatttttccatgaaaaatgacagaAAATGTAATCCAAATACAACCTTATACTTTTCAAAGTGTATCAACTTTTATTATTGAAGGACATAATTGTTATTTTAATAGATATTTGCTATGGAAAAAAAAGGGTGCTATGGATGTATCATTTGCCATTTATATTATGATCCGAATTCCAACTGAATACTTCAACATGTAATTCTAATTTAGGAAGTTATTCCTAAACCTAGTCATTGGTATTACACCAATGTGATTGCTTTATTATACCTTGATGATTTTTCAATTGTGTACCATCCCATTTTTTTATCAAGATATGAAACCATGACACAGTGTcgatggatttaaaaaaaaaaaaaattaaatatgcttctttatttttcaaagttaGGCCCAACAAATTTAAAAGGCATACATGTAAATTGAATTAGTATACAATCTTTTCTTCTCATCCTTCTTCAACTTCCAAACAAAAGAGAATTaagacctttttttttaaactcccAACCAAATTACATATTTCCTCTTCTTTCTTATCTCTCATCTTTGCTGTATATAAAGTCATTTTGTGATAAAAGAAAGTGCCACTCGATGTTTTTACAAATTTACCCCATTTTTTACAGGGCACTACTCCACTTAATactatcaaaagaaaaaacccCACACTTACTTAAAAACCTTCTAGTTTTAAGGCTTTTAACCACCTGTGTATAACCAACTAAAAACCATCAATTGGATTAGaaccaagaaaaggaaaaaagtgcAAAAAGTCAACAGATTATTTCAAGTAAAACtactaattttcatttttttgataaaaaaaacgAGGGTAAACTACACTTTAACTCCGTATGGTTTAGCAATTTTTCACATAACCTTCGTGTGGTTTCAAAAGCTACACGTGATCTCCTTATGATTTAGATTAAAGTGTTAAAGTAATGAAATTTGCATTACATATAATCTCAACAAATTATTTTAGGCGAAGTTTCATGATATTTTTACGAGCTTTCCATATTTGATAATCTATTTATTTCGATATTGATTGGGTTAAAGTGGCATATGTAATGCGATGTGGAATTGCGCTTGACTTGGATGGGCGCCGATCCACAGTTTTATGAAGTTTGGGGATGTCTCGATCCCTCGATGTCCAAGGAGCATAATTTTGTATGCAACTACGGTTGTGTTAAgattgtaatttaaaaaaaaaaaatttttgtagaaaatgaattataatgatttgatatgtgtaagataaaaaatgatttgaaaatgtagagatttttttgatgaaaaattcatttctaAACAAGGCAACATTCATGTACGTATATATCAAGCTTTAAAATTAACAAGCTCACGAGCTTTACAAATAACTGGCAACTGCCAGCTAGTCTTTGTGCGCATCCAAATTGAGCTACATCGTAAGGAGCCCTTCCTCTAGGTTTCATGTTAGAGGTTAACAGCCATTTTGGCTAACCTATGACTACACATGTTCACTTCTCTTCCGATGAAGGAGAAGTTACATTTTGCCAAAAAGGGTTTACTAAGGGATGTAATATCACCGCTACTTACAATATCTATAGTGGAAGTGCCATAGCAGCTTTGGTTAATTATAAATGTCTACAACAGATTTATAATCAGACAGGATCAACACATCCTCCAATTTAACAAGGAACTCAAAATAAATACAGTAATTCATGGTAAATTTCCCACTGTATTTGTCTTCTCGAAATTCAGCCGGTTGCTCATTTCATCACACCAAAAGAATTTTGACTctaaaaaaagggcaaaaaagaaaaaacctgAAAATCCAAACATCAGCTCTTGTGTTCGAGGCTTAAAGGTCAAGCCTCGAACACTACACGACAACCGGCCTTTTTCCTTTTAGCTATATAGCACAATCCGCACCTTAAATATTAAACTCATTTCTATCGTCGATAACCTTGCAATCTACGGCTCCGATCTTAGCTTACCCTCTTCGACGCGGATTGAAAATGTTGTCCGTCGATTAGCATCACAATATCAACGGCCCGGTTTCGCTGCCCGCCACAATTCGAAGCCGCTACCTCGCCAATATATAGCCAATCCCACCCGCTGTCAAAACTCgttcaaatatttttatttccaaTTGTTCTCTCAGAGAATTCAGAAAACCCTAGAATTCAAAATCTCCTCCCACCTTCTCTGCAAAAATGTCTGGCCGTGGAAAGGGTGGCAAGGGTCTGGGCAAGGGCGGAGCCAAGAGGCACAGGAAGGTTCTAAGGGATAACATCCAGGGCATCACCAAGCCAGCCATTCGTCGTTTGGCCAGAAGAGGCGGCGTCAAGAGAATTTCTGGGCTGATCTATGAAGAAACCCGTGGAGTCCTGAAGATTTTCCTGGAGAATGTCATCCGTGATGCTGTGACCTACACGGAGCATGCTCGCCGCAAGACTGTTACTGCTATGGACGTGGTTTATGCTTTGAAGAGGCAGGGTAGGACTCTTTATGGATTTGGGGGTTAGGTTTCTCGTTAGTGCTCGAATTGGGTTGGGGGAAGGGGAATTGGTAGGTTATCTTTTGTTATTGAGATTGAGCTTACATTGTAATTAACATTACATTTGCAGATCAATGGATGTTAGGATTTCCACTAGTTGGACAATTATGATGACTATTGAGGAACTGAGCATTCATTTTCCTGAACTATTTCTCGTTTGAGCAGCAACTCTTTATGTTGTTGACATGAATTTATCTTTGTTAGTGATCTTTGCAGGGCCTTTTGTTTTGCTATGTTCATTCGATGCATTGTCTTGCCTTTATGTTTGATGAGAATGTGATTGTTTAAACGTGCAGCCTAGCTGTGGTTTCTTATGGTTGAAATGGCCTTGGTTGTGAAATATTGAGTATTTTTTACTTAGTTGTCGTTTGACTCATGGATTGCTTAAATGACGAGTTTGTTTTAGGATTTGCATTGCTATGTATTTGGTGGATGTCCTCTGTTTCCTGCCTTTGGTCAATGGCCTTTTGGTTACTACCTACTTGGTCAAGTTACTGCAGATATTGAAATTCTGAGCGGTTTCATCTTCTTACCATTGGATCTATTTGATGTTGAAGGCAGTTTTTGGCTGTGGCGATGTGTTGGTGCGGTTTTAACACAAGCAGACCTTAACTTGAGTGATATGAATAATAACACCAGTGCTCTGATTGACAGTACTGCAATCTAACAGAAAGTTTGTCTCCTTATTGGTTCTTGAACTCAACTTTGCAGTTTGGAGAAAAGATTGAAACAGGGGCCATACAAACTTTAGGACTTAGACCTGGGACAATGATAGGCCATTCAATTACTGTGTTTGGTTTAGAGATTACatttgaatttttgttttatgtAGTGTTAATGGCTGAGGGCTTTATTGCTGCTGTTGCTGTTTTGCTATGTGGTTTGTCTAAATGCTCTAATTGCCAGGTTTCTATTATCTTGTTTGCCTTTAAAATGTAACTGAAAACTTTTCTTGAGATTTTGTGGAGTTTTGGGAGATTTTGCAAGTGGTGACAATAACATTGGCTTTTGCCTTGGACATATGAATCATTATAGGCACTTAGACTTGTTCGTTCAATAGATTAACATTGTAGAGTTATGTAATAAGCCTGCTGCCTGCATCCTTGCTTGGAAGATGCCTTTGCAGTCTGACATTAATCAAAACCATTTATGAGCTGTATAAATTAACAGATCTTGCTCTGCTGAGCTCTAGCTTCATTTGCCTCCGCATTTCACTTAAAATTTTGAAAGCATTTGACTTGATTTATGTATGCTTTCAACTGAAAACATAAACAAACAGATCAACCTGTCACTAATATTTTTGAGTTGCAAGCTGAAGACATTTGTGATTGAGATTGTTTCAGGGGTGGGGGAATCCTTGGCTGTTTCAACGGGAGCATATGTGCTCTCTCTGTGGACTAGCTTTATCATGCATGTATCGTCCTATTGCTATTTTGCTCACAATGAGTAATGGACGGGACAAGTTTGCTCCGCTGCAGTGGAGTCGACAAACTTGTTTAGTTATGACGTCTCAAGTTAAAACCAATGCTCCCCTTTTATTCTCACTGCTATTTTTGTGGTCTTTATTTTCCCGCAGTGCAACCCATGACCAACAAACTTGTGGAAGATGAAATTAAGGATCTCCTCTGGTGCGTATTGTTTTTTTCCTGGTCCAGTTCACGGCATTCCAGGAATCGAAATCGTGCAACAATGAATGACTTGTACAGCTGATAGCTGTATACTTATCAATGCAATTGAATTCTAATAGCCAAGTATTTTGGATTCTCAAATAGATGCACAACAAATCGGGGGTCaagatgaggttttttttttttttttttttggtaatctgATTGTTTTTGAATCTATTCGATTAATTAAATAGATGCGCCACAATTCAATTCTGTTTCTTTGATGTGTAttaacttaattttaattaacaacatctcctcttttcttttacaGGCTAGCATCTAAACCTTGGTTGCCTGCTTTAGTTCGTTAATAAAATATCTCCAATCATTCTATCCTCGAAAACGAACAGAAAAGCTGTAAATTTGTTCCCCGAATGAGTAGATTAGCAGAGGTTACGTTTAAGATCAGCTGTAATTCTTGCACATGATATTCCCACATAAACAGTGCAACCGCCACTGCAAAAAAGGAGAATGACCTCTATCTACACGAGTTTTTGCTACAGTAACATTTTATTAGTCAAGGGTTCACAGCTCAGAATCACTGTATAAATGCATTCTACTGGCTAGGCCTCCATACCCAAATCTCCAGCATAAAATAATCGCACTTGCTCGGAATCTGCTTCAATGGATTCCTCCAAAGTTTTTATTAGTCTTTTCACTCTTATTAAAGTCATAATCTGTTTGTGCTCAATCCAAGCTGTTTCTGCATCACAGTCAAACCTTTTCCGAGAATACATTGGGGCAGAGTTCAAGAATGTCAAATTCTCTGACGTACCAGTTTACTCCAATGTCGACTTCCACTTCATCCTCTCATTCGCTATCGATTACggtacctcatcttctccatctCCAACGGATGGAAACTTCAACGTGTTCTGGGACACGGATAATCTCGGCCCTGATGATGTCTCAGCAATCAAAAGTCAGCATCCTAATGTGAAAGTAGCTCTAAGTTTAGGCGGTGACACTATTGGAGATGCTCAGCGCGTTTATTTCCAACCTTCTTCGGTTGATTCATGGGTTTCCAATGCTGTCTCCTCTCTCACAGACATCGTCCAAAAGTACCATCTGGATGGAATCGATATCGACTATGAGCATTTCCAGGCAGATCCTGACACTTTCTCTCAATGCATCGGAAAACTTGTATCGACTCTCAAGAAAAATGGTGTGATTTCTTTTGCATCAATCGCCCCTTTTGATGATTATGATGTTCAAAGCCATTACCAAGCTCTCTGGAACAGCCATGGCCAACTTATTGATTATGTCAATTTCCAGTTTTATGCATATGCTAATGGGACTACGGTCGATCAGTTCATGGACTACTTTGCTCAACAAAGACGTAACTATAGTGGTGGGAAAATCTTGGCCAGTTTTATTAGTGATGGAAGCGGTGGTTTAGCACCCCAAGATGGATTTTTTACAGCTTGTACCAGGCTCAGGAGTGAGGGACAACTTGGTGGGATCTTTGTCTGGAGTGCTGATGATTCTAAGGCAGAAGATTTCCAGTACGAGAAGCAATCACAAGCACTCCTAGCAACCCCTCGTTAAAGTTGCCATGGTCAATATTAGTAGTCTCCGCTGATGTATTGCCAGCATATTTGCGATCGAGTTACCATTCAATATGAGTCTCCTGTGTGCGCTTTTAATTATGGTtcaattatttttgtttctctcctttcTCATTATAATAAATCTAAGGAGATTATGTGCCTACGGATGTACAATCGCTGTCAGCTTTGTGGCCTATCACAATTCAGAATTTACACCCACCTCAACCCCAAGGCAAGAAAGAATGAGACAAATTTGCAGCCACCAGAATTGACCAATCCTCATTCATCCCTCCTAGATAGACAATTTCAACCACTCCCTCCTGATTTCTGGCCACTTCGTTATTTCAGATAGCGCGGGAGGGAACATGTCAACGGAGTCAATCTCTGATTAATCAGAGCTATGTATGAATATCAATCCAGACCGTCAATGGGGATTTGCATCAATCCTACGTCTGTGTTCCATTCCGTGAACGAACATACATCTCAGCAAGATGGTCCAGAAAATGACGATGGTTGTTAGCAAGTTCTAGGCTGGAAAACGAtttgtctatttttttttaaaaaaaaagagggagaaaaactcttcaaagttctGATGAGTTTTGCACCCTTCAACTGCTTCAACGGACCCCTCCAAAAGTTTGATTAGTTCATCAATGATTATCTATTTGTACACCGTTCATGCTGTTTCAGTAGCACAAATCAAACCTTTTTTGGGCAGAGTTCAATTATGTCAAATTGTCCGACGTAGTGATTTAGCACTCCAATGTCAATTGCCACTTCACCCTCTCATTCATCTCTGTCCCCAACAGACGGAAAATTCAATCTAATCTGGACATGGATCATCTCAGCAGCCAAATATGGAAGTAGCTCTTAACTAAGTTTAGGAGGTCACCGTATTGGGGATGGTCTGTGCGTTTATTTCCAGCCTTTTGCCCACTTGAACTATTTCTTTGCCAAAATATTAGCAGTTGGTTTGGAATTGCGGTACttttggttaaaagaaaaaaatccacTTTTGGGTACTAAAAGTAGTTTTGAAACATTTGGTGAGCATCATTCCATAAACTTAGCAGCGAAGCTTTTGATattaaaaatacttttagcaaaagtcaaaattgatgcttttgtattttaaaagataaagggataattgcagaaacctcccctgagatttttgacatttgcactgacctcccctgtgatttgaaaaattacactgacctcccctgaggttactaatcctttgcaaatttagttcaaacgattaaaatattattttagggagtgaaattagaattttgtaccagatttatcctttgtcctatatgtccaatgaatgataaagtactataaatcaattaataactaattagttttaaggagtataatttatggacaaacacgcattactcatttaaaATATCGACTCTttacgggtattttactttcaaacatttaatttgtgataaatatatcaatatttgtaagtaaaattcaaaaagtgttacagtaatattcttgcaaaaaggaaatcggtaggttatttatttaatataaattaaatattttttttaaaaaaagaaatgacccataaagtattaattttttatggctttcatccattacatgagtaaagtattcgttctttatgtgcattttattcatttaatttatgttaaatatataaatatttgtaactaaaattgaaaaagtgttatattaatatttttacgaaaaaGAGAttagtaggttttgtatttaacaaaaattaaatatttgaaagtaaatacaaatcggTATTTGAGGgaaaatatttgtattaaattaaatgtttgaaagtgaAATACCCGTAAAGAactggtactttaaatagttaCCGGCTCTTTATGGGCAAACACGCATTACTCTTTTAAAGTACCGGATTTTTACGGGTATTTCACTTTTAAACacttaatttatgataaatatatatcaatgtttgtaagtaaaattcaaaaaatgctACTGTAATATTCTTGTAAAAAGGAAATCgttaggttatttatttaatataaattaaatatttttttaaaaaacaagaaatggcccataaagtactaattctttatggctttcatccattacatgagtaaaatattggctctttatgggcattttattttgaatcatttaatttatattaaatacataaatgtttataactaaaattgaaaaagtgttatattaatatttttacggaagagagattggtagtttttgtatttaacaaaaattaaatatttgaaagtaaatacaaatctgtatttgagcgtaaatatttgtattaaattaaatgtttgataataaaatacccataaagagccggtactttaaataagtaatgtgtatttgcctataaattatactctttaaagtttattaattgttaattgatttgtagtattttgtcattcattgga is drawn from Coffea arabica cultivar ET-39 chromosome 1c, Coffea Arabica ET-39 HiFi, whole genome shotgun sequence and contains these coding sequences:
- the LOC113728514 gene encoding histone H4 encodes the protein MSGRGKGGKGLGKGGAKRHRKVLRDNIQGITKPAIRRLARRGGVKRISGLIYEETRGVLKIFLENVIRDAVTYTEHARRKTVTAMDVVYALKRQGRTLYGFGG
- the LOC113728487 gene encoding chitinase 2-like, coding for MDSSKVFISLFTLIKVIICLCSIQAVSASQSNLFREYIGAEFKNVKFSDVPVYSNVDFHFILSFAIDYGTSSSPSPTDGNFNVFWDTDNLGPDDVSAIKSQHPNVKVALSLGGDTIGDAQRVYFQPSSVDSWVSNAVSSLTDIVQKYHLDGIDIDYEHFQADPDTFSQCIGKLVSTLKKNGVISFASIAPFDDYDVQSHYQALWNSHGQLIDYVNFQFYAYANGTTVDQFMDYFAQQRRNYSGGKILASFISDGSGGLAPQDGFFTACTRLRSEGQLGGIFVWSADDSKAEDFQYEKQSQALLATPR